A section of the Balnearium lithotrophicum genome encodes:
- a CDS encoding single-stranded DNA-binding protein — protein sequence MANLNKVFLIGRLVADPQLQHTSSGTPFTRLRIAVNNPYRDRDGNWQDNTLFIDVVLWGAAADRAVGRFNKGDRVLVEGSLRQSTWKTESGENRSKIEVRADRVSALDPRREVLEEEEEIDDIEF from the coding sequence ATGGCAAACCTTAACAAGGTTTTTCTCATAGGAAGGTTAGTTGCTGACCCTCAACTTCAACACACAAGCAGCGGAACTCCATTTACGAGGCTGAGAATAGCTGTAAACAACCCTTACAGGGACAGGGACGGAAACTGGCAGGACAATACCCTATTTATTGATGTTGTTCTTTGGGGTGCTGCAGCGGACAGAGCTGTTGGCAGATTCAACAAGGGAGATAGGGTTTTAGTTGAAGGGAGTTTAAGGCAGTCAACCTGGAAGACGGAAAGTGGAGAAAACAGGAGCAAAATTGAGGTTAGGGCTGATAGGGTTTCTGCCCTTGACCCAAGAAGGGAAGTTTTAGAGGAAGAAGAGGAAATTGACGACATTGAATTTTAA
- the rpsR gene encoding 30S ribosomal protein S18 — protein sequence MANGLPQRRFVRRKYCKFCAEKIEKIDYKNVDLLKSFVSERGRIIPRRISGVCSKHQRQLARAVKRARHLALLPFVKID from the coding sequence ATGGCAAATGGACTTCCACAGAGGAGATTTGTTAGGAGAAAGTACTGTAAGTTCTGTGCTGAGAAGATAGAAAAGATTGACTATAAAAACGTTGACTTATTAAAGTCATTTGTCTCTGAAAGGGGAAGAATTATTCCAAGGCGTATTTCAGGTGTCTGTTCAAAGCACCAGAGACAGCTTGCAAGAGCTGTTAAGAGAGCAAGACACTTAGCACTTCTTCCATTTGTGAAGATTGATTAA